A single region of the Asterias amurensis chromosome 19, ASM3211899v1 genome encodes:
- the LOC139951802 gene encoding uncharacterized protein, giving the protein MSQLISPLTAVLLTTAYFIIADACVCYVGDEANSIKGEPPLKLLPDQNPCECTEFRPGGVNTKRQAKPREVKFGNDGHPEGWTDKDCIKGTTLMFTISMPPCDPWSLITDVGLNIPPFGESFQSYPVTLEFTLHGSTSDQVDITSYNKLNPICTVELNAVEQEMRIFEEFESAKDFQDAFDGSTHYWVTINQHKLEFGRLGETETLIACQTYKIIDDVTVWSQTDMTVAFYGTCPDAELLNRPS; this is encoded by the exons ATGTCGCAGCTTATTTCTCCCTTAACTGCAGTTTTACTGACCACTGCCTACTTCATTATTG CCGACGCATGCGTTTGTTATGTCGGTGATGAAGCAAACTCTATCAAGGGTGAACCACCTCTGAAGTTACTGCCTGATCAAAACCCGTGTGAATGTACGGAGTTTCGTCCCGGTGGGGTTAACACAAAGCGACAGGCAAAGCCTCGTGAAGTAAAGTTTGGTAATGACGGTCATCCAGAAGGCTGGACTGACAAGGACTGCATCAAAGGTACGACCCTCATGTTT ACAATTTCCATGCCACCTTGCGACCCCTGGTCCTTAATAACGGACGTAGGATTGAACATTCCTCCATTTGGAGAATCATTTCAGTCATACCCTGTTACACTTGAGTTCACACTGCACGGCTCTACCAGTGATCAGGTGGACATAACCTCTTACAACAAACTCAACCCTATTTGCACTGTTG AACTGAACGCTGTAGAACAGGAGATGCGCATCTTTGAAGAATTCGAGTCCGCAAAAGACTTTCAAGATGCTTTTGATGGCTCCACACACTACTGGGTTACAATCAATCAACACAAACTTGAATTTGGTAGACTGGGAGAAACCGAGACGCTTATTGCGTGTCAAACATATAAAATCATTGACGACGTTACCGTTTGGTCCCAGACTGATATGACTGTAGCATTCTATGGGACCTGTCCTGACGCTGAGTTGTTAAATCGTCCAAGTTAA
- the LOC139951637 gene encoding uncharacterized protein → MSQLISHLTAVLLTTAYFIIADACVCYVGDEANSIKGEPPLKLLPDQNPCECTEFRPGGVNTKRQAKPREVTFGNDGHPQGWTHKDCINETTPSHTMPPCDLWSLTNNEGLSIPPIGESFQSYPVTLEFTLQSSTNDVVQVISYDRNNKEICTVDLDATIQDFQDAFDGSTHYLITINKYKLEFVRMRDTESLTGCATGNIIDNISIWSESALTVAFYGTCPKAEIY, encoded by the exons ATGTCGCAGCTTATTTCTCATTTAACTGCAGTTTTACTGACCACTGCCTACTTCATAATTG CCGACGCATGCGTATGTTATGTCGGTGATGAAGCAAACTCTATCAAGGGTGAACCACCTCTGAAGTTACTGCCTGATCAAAACCCGTGTGAATGCACGGAGTTTCGTCCCGGTGGGGTTAACACAAAGCGACAGGCAAAGCCTCGTGAAGTAACGTTTGGTAATGACGGTCATCCACAAGGCTGGACTCACAAGGACTGCATCAATG AGACAACACCCAGTCACACCATGCCACCTTGCGACCTCTGGTCCTTAACAAACAACGAAGGACTGAGCATTCCTCCAATTGGAGAATCATTCCAGTCGTACCCTGTTACACTTGAGTTCACACTGCAAAGCTCAACCAATGATGTTGTGCAAGTAATCTCTTACGACCGTAATAACAAAGAGATATGTACTGTTG ATCTGGACGCAACCATACAAGACTTTCAAGATGCTTTTGATGGCTCCACACACTACTTGATTACTATCAATAAATACAAACTGGAATTCGTTAGAATGAGAGATACCGAGTCCCTAACTGGGTGTGCAACTGGTAACATTATCGACAACATTTCTATTTGGTCCGAGTCAGCTTTGACTGTGGCATTCTATGGGACCTGCCCTAAAGCTGAGATTTACTAA